One window of the Trifolium pratense cultivar HEN17-A07 linkage group LG2, ARS_RC_1.1, whole genome shotgun sequence genome contains the following:
- the LOC123905344 gene encoding uncharacterized protein LOC123905344 produces MSNSPITSPTKNNDEPPLTPPIDPLSQQITIAYPLQTVFPEESTTKKVSSSKKGSRARKSTSSPATTKVSNQKGKKSKSKSVSKSVHTMHELYIKNLEEPNVDASAGATVNEKTTSPFDLKSVHLGLSNPRSAENLGKKDLETSVSADDDIGAYSKAKFDSVLELIKKFSTEQDAAHHATASTVPVDFNSSLVADSPERNVGPDNTPNKTVPNSTDPNTPIIHPVSDNVIDNTPDADHLSNAAANDNPGDSHQVVIDVDNFNSSGVRQPPASMSRRLRSSASKEKDVSGTAAKTPQKKATVVGPKKQWSKVIGPSESKKKSLKRKVVSSSDSDFEDDAAAPIAASSQKAAKKKKTVEDIPPVPIDNISFHRVENAERWKIVVNRRLALERNLHEDFLECQEVMDLINKAGLLKTVTGLGNCYEKLTREFLVNVTAECGNPLSSEYLKVFVRGRCVDFSPAIINQSLGRSTDPSPELEVSMKKICSILTGGGMKTWPRTGKLPAAKLTAKYALLNKIAASN; encoded by the coding sequence ATGTCAAACTCTCCAATCACTTCGCCGACCAAGAACAACGACGAACCACCACTAACACCCCCAATCGACCCACTCTCGCAACAAATCACCATTGCTTATCCCTTACAAACCGTGTTTCCAGAAGAATCGACAACTAAGAAGGTCTCGTCGAGTAAGAAGGGGAGTCGAGCACGCAAATCAACTTCATCCCCTGCTACAACGAAGGTTTCGAATCAAAAGGGTAAGAAATCGAAATCTAAATCTGTTTCCAAATCTGTTCATACAATGCATGAACTATACATTAAGAACTTAGAAGAACCAAATGTTGATGCTAGTGCTGGAGCAACTGTAAATGAGAAAACAACCTCTCCGTTTGATTTAAAGTCTGTTCACTTAGGATTATCAAACCCTAGGTCTGCTGAGAATTTGGGGAAAAAGGATTTAGAGACCTCTGTTAGTGCTGATGATGATATTGGGGCTTATTCTAAAGCCAAATTTGACTCTGTGTTGgaattaattaagaaattttCCACTGAGCAGGATGCTGCACATCATGCTACAGCATCTACAGTGCCTGTTGATTTTAATAGCTCTTTGGTGGCTGATTCTCCTGAGAGGAATGTTGGTCCTGACAACACTCCTAACAAGACTGTCCCTAATTCTACTGATCCTAATACTCCTATTATCCATCCTGTGTCTGATAATGTGATTGATAATACTCCTGATGCTGATCATTTGTCTAATGCTGCTGCTAATGATAATCCTGGTGATAGTCATCAAGTTGTAATTGATGTTGACAACTTCAATTCTAGTGGTGTAAGACAGCCTCCTGCCTCTATGTCTAGGAGGTTAAGAAGTAGTGCTAGCAAAGAAAAAGATGTCTCTGGTACCGCTGCCAAGACTCCACAAAAGAAGGCTACTGTTGTAGGTCCTAAGAAGCAGTGGAGTAAGGTTATTGGACCCTCTGAGTCCAAGAAGAAAAGCCTGAAGAGAAAGGTTGTCTCCTCAAGTGATTCAGACTTTGAGGATGATGCTGCAGCACCTATTGCAGCATCCTCACAGAAGGCTGCTAAGAAAAAGAAGACTGTGGAAGATATTCCTCCTGTTCCTATTGATAATATATCCTTCCATCGAGTAGAAAATGCAGAAAGGTGGAAAATTGTGGTTAACAGAAGATTAGCTTTGGAAAGAAACTTGCATGAAGACTTTCTTGAATGTCAAGAGGTTATGGACTTGATCAATAAGGCTGGGCTGCTGAAGACTGTGACTGGTCTTGGAAACTGTTATGAGAAATTGACCAGAGAATTCTTGGTCAATGTTACAGCTGAGTGTGGTAATCCTCTGAGCTCTGAGTACTTGAAAGTTTTTGTTAGAGGAAGGTGTGTGGACTTCTCTCCAGCCATCATCAATCAAAGTCTGGGAAGGAGTACTGATCCCTCACCTGAGTTAGAAGTATCTATGAAAAAGATCTGCAGCATTCTCACAGGTGGTGGTATGAAGACTTGGCCTAGGACTGGAAAGTTGCCTGCTGCAAAATTGACTGCCAAATATGCACTTCTCAACAAAATTGCAGCTTCTAACTAG